A region of Streptomyces paludis DNA encodes the following proteins:
- a CDS encoding SCO1431 family membrane protein, translating into MTATAALTTVSGALDRVRDRARTGGPKDDEPQLLEHLLGWTLVVLLAMFVSHAGLL; encoded by the coding sequence ATGACCGCCACCGCCGCACTCACCACCGTCTCCGGCGCGCTCGACCGCGTCCGCGACCGGGCCCGTACCGGAGGCCCCAAGGACGACGAGCCGCAGCTGCTGGAGCACCTGCTCGGCTGGACCCTGGTCGTCCTGCTCGCCATGTTCGTGTCCCACGCCGGACTTCTGTAG
- a CDS encoding AAA family ATPase, with protein sequence MESGTQGTGAPADLAWARGVDAYTMGAYPQAEDEFRTAVRLDPGMADGWLGLHALRVDTTAALLHMYRHRDRFGEQRSRHRRTFNSWYWLGWWVQPVLESGRDLLLAHASHWLDGRHVPELDRALAGLPPVDADPQVRFLHACRAYLVKDWEQLVRHTEPLVHDPLLGIESGLFGGMARVRLEMYGQAEPLLATSLMRCRSEQPQRKELRYWLARAHEGTGRSAAALPLYRAVHRLDPAFMDTAARLAAITDSDGYEGPDDPMGLASASVAPARFGQDLADAEGAPPPERSESEGPPPGPDPLFGREAPPYPQSGGGPAGSGPAGSGPPAAVPDPIREKAPSPAPSAGPPSAPRFPEGPTDPALLAQALAELERMVGLEPVKRQVRAVSAQLNMARLRAGEGLPVQPPKRHFVFSGPSGTGKTTVARILGRIFYALGLLGGDHLVEAQRADLVGEFLGQTAVKANELIDSAIGGVLFVDEAYSLSNSGYSKGDAYGDEALQVLLKRAEDNRDHLVVILAGYPEGMDRLLATNPGLSSRFTSRVDFPSYRPLELTAIGGVLAAENGDVWDEESADELRSISGHVVDQGWIDELGNGRFVRTLYEKSCAYRDLRLSGYSSLPTRDDLATLRLPDLMQAYGEVLSGRGPVDRGPQE encoded by the coding sequence ATGGAGAGCGGCACGCAGGGTACGGGCGCCCCGGCCGATCTCGCCTGGGCGCGCGGCGTGGACGCGTACACCATGGGGGCGTACCCGCAGGCGGAGGACGAGTTCCGGACGGCCGTCCGGCTCGACCCCGGGATGGCCGACGGCTGGCTCGGGCTGCACGCGCTGCGCGTCGACACCACCGCCGCCCTGCTGCACATGTACCGGCACCGCGACCGCTTCGGCGAGCAGCGCTCCCGTCACCGCCGTACCTTCAACTCCTGGTACTGGCTGGGCTGGTGGGTCCAGCCGGTGCTGGAGAGCGGCCGGGATCTGCTGCTCGCCCACGCCTCGCACTGGCTGGACGGCCGTCATGTCCCGGAACTGGACCGGGCGTTGGCCGGGCTGCCGCCGGTCGACGCGGACCCGCAGGTGCGTTTCCTGCACGCCTGCCGGGCCTATCTGGTCAAGGACTGGGAGCAGTTGGTGCGCCACACCGAGCCTCTCGTGCACGATCCGCTGCTGGGAATCGAGTCGGGTCTCTTCGGCGGGATGGCCCGGGTCCGGCTGGAGATGTACGGGCAGGCCGAGCCGCTGCTCGCGACCTCCCTGATGCGCTGCCGCAGTGAGCAGCCCCAGCGCAAGGAGCTGCGCTACTGGCTGGCGCGCGCCCATGAGGGGACCGGGCGCTCCGCCGCCGCGCTGCCGCTCTACCGGGCGGTCCACCGGCTGGATCCCGCGTTCATGGACACCGCCGCCCGGCTCGCCGCGATCACCGACTCCGACGGGTACGAGGGCCCCGACGACCCGATGGGACTGGCCTCCGCCTCCGTGGCGCCGGCCCGGTTCGGCCAGGATCTCGCCGACGCGGAGGGCGCGCCGCCGCCCGAGCGGAGCGAGAGCGAGGGCCCGCCGCCGGGGCCCGACCCGCTGTTCGGCCGGGAGGCGCCGCCGTATCCGCAGAGCGGCGGCGGCCCGGCGGGAAGTGGCCCTGCGGGAAGCGGCCCGCCCGCCGCCGTACCCGACCCCATCCGGGAGAAGGCCCCCTCGCCCGCGCCGTCCGCCGGGCCGCCGTCCGCGCCGCGCTTCCCCGAGGGGCCGACCGATCCGGCGCTGCTCGCGCAGGCGCTCGCGGAGCTGGAGCGGATGGTCGGCCTGGAACCGGTGAAGCGGCAGGTCAGGGCGGTCTCCGCGCAGCTGAACATGGCCCGGCTGCGGGCCGGCGAGGGGCTGCCCGTACAGCCGCCGAAGCGCCACTTCGTCTTCTCGGGCCCCTCGGGCACCGGCAAGACGACCGTCGCCCGCATCCTGGGACGGATCTTCTACGCGCTGGGGCTGCTCGGCGGCGATCATCTGGTGGAGGCCCAACGGGCCGATCTGGTCGGCGAGTTCCTGGGCCAGACCGCCGTCAAGGCGAATGAGCTGATCGACTCGGCGATCGGCGGGGTGCTCTTCGTCGACGAGGCGTACAGCCTCTCCAACTCCGGTTACAGCAAGGGCGACGCGTACGGCGACGAGGCCCTTCAGGTGCTGCTGAAGCGCGCGGAGGACAACCGCGACCATCTGGTGGTCATACTCGCGGGCTATCCGGAGGGCATGGACCGGCTGCTCGCCACCAATCCGGGGCTCTCCTCGCGCTTCACCAGCCGGGTGGACTTCCCCAGCTACCGGCCGCTCGAACTGACCGCGATCGGCGGGGTGCTGGCCGCCGAGAACGGCGATGTGTGGGACGAGGAGTCCGCCGACGAGCTGCGCTCGATCAGCGGGCATGTGGTCGACCAGGGTTGGATCGACGAGCTGGGCAACGGCCGCTTCGTCCGCACGCTGTACGAGAAGAGCTGCGCCTACCGCGATCTGCGGCTCTCCGGCTACAGCTCCCTGCCGACCCGGGACGATCTCGCGACGCTGCGGCTGCCGGATCTGATGCAGGCGTACGGCGAGGTCCTGTCGGGCCGCGGCCCGGTGGACCGCGGCCCGCAGGAGTAA
- a CDS encoding uridine kinase family protein, whose amino-acid sequence MDDPTDHPAEQAGPAAGLAGPAAALRALPPSCGPVRLVAVDGHAGSGKSTFALRLAAALGGAPVLRIDDLASHEQLFAWTRRLTEQVVEPLSRGAWAHYGVYDWTARRFNASRALEPAPVVVMEGVGAGRRALRPRLARLFWMDRGPEESWQRGRRRDGPAQSAFWDGWTVAETRHFAADPSRPFADALVREGSTGYELLPGPRITAGTGRSITHGDHRESTR is encoded by the coding sequence ATGGACGACCCGACCGATCACCCGGCCGAGCAGGCCGGCCCGGCCGCCGGTCTCGCGGGCCCGGCCGCCGCGCTGCGCGCCCTGCCGCCCTCCTGCGGTCCCGTCCGGCTGGTCGCCGTCGACGGTCACGCGGGCTCGGGCAAGAGCACCTTCGCCCTGCGGCTCGCGGCGGCGCTGGGCGGCGCCCCCGTCCTGCGCATCGACGACCTGGCCAGCCACGAGCAGCTCTTCGCGTGGACACGGCGGCTGACGGAGCAGGTCGTGGAGCCGCTCTCGCGGGGCGCGTGGGCGCATTACGGGGTGTACGACTGGACCGCGCGCCGGTTCAACGCTTCGCGCGCCCTGGAGCCGGCGCCCGTGGTCGTCATGGAGGGGGTGGGGGCCGGCCGGCGGGCGCTGCGGCCCCGTCTCGCCCGGCTGTTCTGGATGGACCGGGGCCCCGAGGAGTCCTGGCAGCGGGGGCGCCGGCGCGACGGGCCCGCCCAGTCGGCGTTCTGGGACGGCTGGACAGTGGCGGAGACTCGCCATTTCGCGGCGGATCCCTCCCGGCCCTTCGCCGACGCTCTGGTACGGGAGGGATCCACGGGGTACGAGTTGCTGCCGGGCCCCCGGATCACCGCCGGAACCGGCCGTTCCATCACCCACGGTGATCACCGGGAATCGACGCGTTGA
- a CDS encoding peptidase C39 family protein, giving the protein MPRPTSRRTVLAAAAALAVSAGAGAGEGTAAAAPPSAPGPEPLVENAFWASYADWRAGTGRGTLAVPGARPALVIGTPAGTTDYRDPHTGTVTTWEYATWTGPAHRSRVPATELIASWNATAPAGTWLQIELRGRYADGTDTPWYVMGRWTAADGDGDIRRTSVDGQGDGRSGVWTDTLAVDDAAGGTRIVSYRLRLTLHRRPGSGLTPTVYRIGAMASAVPDRFTVPASVPGPARELTVPRYSQHTHLGQYPEYDNGGEAWCSPTSSQMIVEYWGRGPTAAELAWVNPDFADPQICHAARFSYDHQYGGCGNWPFSAAYAATYRDLSAAVTRLGSLTEAETLVRAGIPLITSQSFREEELTGAGYGTAGHLMTLIGFTADGDVIANDPASPDNPAVRRVYRRAEWETVWLRTKRYNAAGRVVSGTGGVCYVYWPAEPSAAQRRALRSVGLL; this is encoded by the coding sequence ATGCCCCGTCCCACTTCGCGCAGGACCGTACTCGCCGCCGCTGCCGCCCTCGCCGTCTCCGCGGGCGCGGGCGCCGGGGAGGGAACGGCCGCCGCCGCCCCACCGTCCGCGCCCGGCCCGGAGCCCCTCGTGGAGAACGCCTTCTGGGCCTCGTACGCCGACTGGCGCGCCGGCACCGGCCGCGGCACCCTCGCCGTCCCCGGCGCCCGGCCCGCGCTGGTGATCGGCACCCCGGCGGGCACCACCGACTACCGGGACCCGCACACCGGGACGGTCACCACCTGGGAGTACGCGACCTGGACCGGCCCGGCCCACCGCTCCCGGGTCCCCGCCACCGAGCTGATCGCCTCCTGGAACGCCACCGCCCCGGCCGGCACCTGGCTCCAGATCGAGCTGCGCGGGCGCTACGCCGACGGCACCGACACCCCCTGGTACGTGATGGGCCGCTGGACCGCCGCGGACGGGGACGGCGACATCCGGCGCACCTCCGTCGACGGCCAGGGCGACGGCCGCAGCGGCGTCTGGACCGACACCCTCGCCGTGGACGACGCCGCGGGCGGCACCCGGATCGTCTCGTACCGGCTGCGGCTCACCCTCCACCGCAGGCCCGGCAGCGGGCTCACCCCCACGGTGTACCGGATCGGCGCGATGGCCTCCGCCGTCCCCGACCGGTTCACCGTCCCGGCCTCCGTGCCGGGCCCCGCCCGTGAGCTGACCGTGCCTCGCTACTCGCAGCACACCCATCTCGGGCAGTACCCGGAGTACGACAACGGCGGCGAGGCGTGGTGCAGCCCCACCTCCTCACAGATGATCGTCGAGTACTGGGGGCGCGGGCCCACCGCCGCCGAACTCGCCTGGGTGAACCCGGACTTCGCCGATCCGCAGATCTGTCACGCGGCCCGGTTCAGCTACGACCACCAGTACGGGGGATGCGGCAACTGGCCGTTCAGCGCCGCGTACGCCGCGACCTACCGGGACCTGTCCGCCGCCGTCACCCGGCTCGGCTCGCTCACCGAGGCGGAGACCCTTGTCCGCGCCGGCATCCCCCTCATCACCTCGCAGTCCTTCCGCGAGGAGGAGCTGACCGGCGCCGGATACGGCACCGCGGGCCATCTGATGACACTGATCGGCTTCACCGCCGACGGCGACGTGATCGCCAACGACCCCGCCTCGCCCGACAATCCGGCCGTCCGCCGGGTCTACCGCCGGGCCGAGTGGGAGACGGTCTGGCTGCGCACCAAGCGGTACAACGCCGCGGGCCGGGTCGTGTCGGGCACGGGCGGTGTCTGTTACGTCTACTGGCCGGCCGAACCGTCCGCCGCCCAGCGCCGGGCCCTGCGGTCCGTGGGGCTGCTCTGA